One Eurosta solidaginis isolate ZX-2024a chromosome 5, ASM4086904v1, whole genome shotgun sequence DNA segment encodes these proteins:
- the LOC137252103 gene encoding glutaminyl-peptide cyclotransferase-like has translation MAGSSNFITFFILSISVCVKQCLCANFLVGRHFQVTHPVDDLSEKQLSKYGKLENMTHLRDAVKNILIPRVAGTKGHVRVRDYISHSIQDMGWSFEWDEFYQCPAILGIVHFHTIIATLKPHADRYLVLTCHYDSRFGEHTTFLGAIHAVPCAMLLNIAKVLQNELQQFRRKELSLMFIFFDGHEPPQFYDGDRFPFGARNLARRWAEYGTLNKLDMLISLDMIGLDDTTFRSFFANTNEWFDRFTALEERLSFANKLYRCRKPKHYFEPDPLHDYFFKGDHTPFKEQSVPILHLTPERHPRVWHTKEDNESKIDYEATEDISRIIRLFIMEYLLSGINKKNKCKAR, from the exons ATGGCAGGCAGCTCAAATTTTATCACCTTCTTCATACTAAGCATCAGTGTATGTGTTAAACAATGTTTGTGTGCTAACTTTCTTGTGGGACGCCACTTTCAG GTGACGCACCCTGTTGATGACCTATCGGAAAAACAATTGTCAAAATATGGAAAACTTGAAAACATGACCCATTTACGTGATGCAGtgaaaaatatacttataccacGTGTGGCTGGTACAAAGGGACATGTGCGAGTACGCGACTACATTAGTCATAGTATACAAGACATGGGATGGTCTTTTGAGTGGGATGAATTTTATCAGTGTCCGGCTATTTTAGGCATTGTACATTTTCATACCATAATTGCAACACTCAAACCACATGCGGATCGGTATCTAGTGCTAACCTGCCACTATGATAGCCGCTTTGGAGAACATACTACATTTCTTGGCGCTATACACGCAGTACCATGCGCTATGCTACTTAATATCGCGAAAGTTTTACAAAATGAGCTTCAACAGTTTCGTAGAAAAGAACTCAGTTTAATGTTTATTTTCTTTGATGGACACGAGCCTCCACAGTTCTATGACGGGGACCGTTTCCCTTTTGGGGCGCGTAATTTAGCTAGGCGTTGGGCAGAGTATGGTACTTTGAATAAATTGGATATGTTAATATCATTGGATATGATTGGTTTAGACGATACGACATTTCGTAGTTTCTTTGCAAATACTAATGAATGGTTTGATCGTTTTACAGCACTGGAAGAGCGTTTGTCATTTGCCAATAAGTTATATCGTTGCAGAAAACCAAAGCACTACTTTGAACCTGATCCACTACATGATTATTTTTTTAAGGGTGATCATACGCCATTCAAAGAACAGAGCGTACCAATATTGCATCTAACACCAGAGCGACACCCAAGGGTATGGCACACTAAAGAAGATAACGAGTCAAAAATTGATTACGAAGCTACGGAAGATATATCGCGTATAATACGTTTATTTATAATGGAATACCTGCTCAgcggtataaataaaaaaaataaatgtaaggcgcgataa